In a genomic window of Trachemys scripta elegans isolate TJP31775 chromosome 12, CAS_Tse_1.0, whole genome shotgun sequence:
- the LOC117885363 gene encoding olfactory receptor 14A16-like, protein MSNRTSMTEFLLLGFSEVWELQILHFLLFLGIYLVALTGNLLVITLVVLDPLLHTPMYFFLVNLSILDLGSISLTVPKSMANSLLNTRSISYAGCVTQVFLFIFFTAVDFGFLTIMAYDRYVAICKPLHYETIMNRRACVQMAASAWITGVLLSTLHTGNTFAITFCGGNTVGQFYCEIPQLLKLTCSDLYLGEVGVISFNVFLGISCFGFIIVSYVQIFKTVMRIPSGQGRHKAFSTCLPHLTVVSLLLCTAVFAYVNPASSSPSGQVLVVGVLYSVVPPMMNPIIYSVRNKAIKGALKKLTGWRLFTKNTMSGFLP, encoded by the coding sequence ATGTCCAACCGAACCAGCATGACcgagttccttctcctgggattctctgaGGTTTGGGAGCTGCAGATTTTACACTTCCTGCTGTTTCTAGGGATTTACCTGGTTGCCCTGACAGGGAATCTCCTTGTTATCACCCTTGTAGTGCTCGACCCCCTCCTTCATACCCCCATGTACTTTTTCCTGGTGAATCTGTCCATCCTAGACCTCGGCTCCATCTCCCTCACTGTTCCCAAGTCCATGGCCAATTCCCTGTTGAACACCAGGTCGATTTCTTATGCTGGATGTGTCACCCAAGTCTTTCTCTTCATCTTCTTCACCGCGGTTGACTTTGGTTTTCTCACCATCATGGCCTACGACCGGTATGTCGCCATCTGCAAGCCACTGCACTATGAGACTATAATGAACAGGagagcttgtgtccaaatggcagccaGTGCCTGGATCACTGGGGTTCTCCTTTCTACACTGCACACCGGGAACACATTTGCAATAACTTTCTGTGGAGGCAACACGGTGGGTCAGTTCTactgtgaaatcccccagctccTCAAGCTCACCTGCTCCGACCTGTACCTTGGTGAAGTTGGGGTTATTTCCTTTAACGTATTCTTAGGCATAAGCTGCTTTGGTTTCATAATTGTGTCGTATGTTCAGATCTTCAAAACGGTGATGAGAATcccctctgggcagggccggcataaagccttctccacctgcctgcCTCACCTCACTGTGGTCTCCTTGTTACTTTGTACTGCTGTTTTTGCTTACGTAAACCCCGCCTCCAGTTCTCCATCAGGGCAGGTTCTTGTGGTGGGTGTACTTTATTCTGTGGTGCCTCCAATGATGAATCCCATCATCTACAGTGTGAGGAATAAGGCAATCAAAGGTGCCTTGAAGAAACTGACTGGGTGGAGGTTATTCACCAAGAACACAATGTCTGGCTTTCTCCCATGA
- the LOC117885364 gene encoding olfactory receptor 14A16-like — translation MSNRTTVTEFLLLGFSDIRKLQVLHFVGFLVMYLVALTGNLLIITAVALNHHLHTPMYFFLMNMSLLDLGSISTIVPKSMANSLMSTRSISYYGCIAQVFLFLFFATTELPLLTIMAYDRYIAICQPLHYERVMNRRACVRMAAGIWISGVLNSALHTGNTFAIIFCGDNEMDQFFCEIPQLLKLACYDSYLGETGAIVVSVCFALSCFVLIVVSYVLIFKTVLRIPSEQGRHKAFSTCLPHLTVVSLFVSTASFAYIKPTSSSISGLDLLVAVLYSVVPPMMNPIIYSMRNKEIKSALWKMIGSRLYSKK, via the coding sequence ATGTCCAACCGCACTACAGTGACcgagttccttctcctgggattctctgacATTCGGAAGCTGCAGGTTTTGCACTTTGTGGGATTTCTAGTGATGTACCTGGTAGCCCTGACAGGGAATCTCCTCATCATCACAGCTGTAGCCCTCAACcaccaccttcacacccccatgtacttcttcctgatgaATATGTCCCTCCTGGACCTCGGCTCCATCTCCACCATCGTCCCCAAGTCCATGGCCAACTCCCTCATGAGCACCCGGTCCATTTCGTATTATGGATGCATCGCCCAagtctttctcttccttttcttcgCTACAACTGAGCTCCCTTTACTGACCATCATGGCCTATGACCGGTACATCGCCATCTGCCAACCGCTGCACTATGAGAGAGTGATGAACAGGAGAGCATGTGTCCGAATGGCAGCTGGCATCTGGATCAGTGGGGTTCTCAATTCTGCCCTGCACACTGGGAACACGTTTGCAATAATCTTCTGTGGAGACAATGAGatggatcagttcttctgtgaaatcccccagctacTCAAGCTCGCCTGCTATGACTCCTATCTCGGTGAAACTGGAGCTATTGTGGTTAGCGTGTGCTTTGCCTTaagctgttttgttttaatagttGTGTCATATGTTTTGATATTCAAAACCGTGCTGAGAATCCCCTCGGAGCAGGGCcggcataaagccttctccacctgcctccctCACCTCACTGTGGTCTCCTTGTTTGTTTCCACTGCTAGTTTTGCCTACATTAAACCCACCTCCAGCTCAATCTCGGGTCTGGATCTCCTGGTGGCTGTTCTCTATTCTGTGGTGCCTCCCATGATGAATCCCATCATTTATAGCATGAGGAACAAAGAGATTAAATCTGCCCTGTGGAAAATGATTGGGTCAAGGCTATACTCCAAAAAATAA